A single Inediibacterium massiliense DNA region contains:
- the ispG gene encoding flavodoxin-dependent (E)-4-hydroxy-3-methylbut-2-enyl-diphosphate synthase, which translates to MNINRKKTKKVNCGNIEIGGEAPISIQSMTNTDTRDIKKTIDQIKRLEEAGCEIIRVAILDLEAADAVEKIKKNIHIPIVADIHFDYRLALECIKNGVDKLRINPGNIGDIERVKKVTQAAKERNIPIRIGVNAGSIDKKIIEKYGKITPKAMVESALEHIQILEKLKFYDTVVSLKASDLKLTLEAYRLISQEIDYPLHIGVTESGTIKSGTIKSSIGVGALLLDGIGDTLRISLTGDPTEEIKVGREILKTIGLRDFGVKIISCPTCGRCQIDLISLANQIEKRLEGINKNITVAIMGCAVNGPGEAKDADIGIAGGKSSALLFKKGQIIKKIEESEIEKVLMEEIMKM; encoded by the coding sequence ATGAATATAAATAGAAAAAAAACAAAAAAAGTGAATTGTGGGAATATAGAAATAGGAGGAGAGGCTCCTATTTCTATTCAATCTATGACAAATACAGATACAAGAGATATTAAAAAGACAATAGATCAAATCAAAAGATTAGAAGAAGCAGGCTGTGAAATTATAAGGGTTGCAATACTCGATTTAGAAGCTGCGGATGCAGTAGAGAAAATCAAAAAAAATATCCATATTCCTATTGTTGCAGATATTCACTTTGATTATCGATTAGCTCTTGAATGTATAAAAAATGGTGTAGACAAATTAAGAATTAATCCAGGGAATATTGGAGATATAGAAAGAGTCAAAAAAGTTACACAAGCTGCAAAAGAAAGGAACATTCCTATTCGAATTGGAGTCAATGCAGGATCTATTGATAAAAAGATTATTGAAAAATATGGGAAAATAACACCAAAGGCTATGGTAGAAAGTGCACTAGAACATATTCAGATATTGGAAAAATTGAAATTTTATGATACGGTAGTTTCTTTAAAAGCTTCTGATTTAAAATTAACACTAGAGGCGTATCGTTTAATATCACAAGAGATAGATTATCCTCTACATATAGGAGTAACAGAATCAGGAACAATAAAAAGTGGAACCATAAAATCATCTATTGGAGTAGGGGCATTGTTATTAGATGGAATTGGAGATACATTAAGAATTTCGCTAACAGGAGATCCTACAGAAGAAATAAAGGTAGGAAGAGAAATTCTAAAGACAATAGGATTAAGAGACTTCGGAGTTAAAATCATATCTTGTCCTACTTGTGGAAGATGTCAAATTGATTTAATTTCTTTAGCTAATCAAATAGAAAAAAGATTAGAAGGTATCAATAAAAATATAACAGTTGCTATTATGGGATGTGCTGTTAATGGACCAGGAGAAGCAAAAGATGCAGATATAGGAATTGCAGGAGGAAAGTCATCTGCTCTTTTATTTAAAAAAGGACAAATCATCAAAAAAATTGAAGAAAGTGAAATTGAAAAAGTGCTTATGGAAGAAATTATGAAAATGTAA
- a CDS encoding phosphatidate cytidylyltransferase, with protein sequence MGIRIISALVAIPLFLFIVINKGMILDFSVLILSLIAIHEFFNAFEKIQIFPYKKIGFFSIIFMSMITFYGLSLKWIMLWFFICTLMILMKILFSKPIDITASSITAIGMFYIVFFMYHIVFVAHLSQYNDLIWLVFIVAFATDTFAYFSGYLLGSKKLCPTISPKKTIEGAVGGVLGSVMISALFGYYVLPQIFIHCIMIGFVGSVLGQIGDLTASIFKRYTGIKDYGKLMPGHGGVLDRFDSILFTAPVVYYYMMFFLL encoded by the coding sequence ATGGGTATAAGAATTATATCTGCATTAGTGGCAATCCCTTTATTCCTATTTATAGTGATAAACAAAGGAATGATTCTTGATTTTTCTGTACTCATATTAAGTTTGATTGCAATTCATGAATTTTTTAATGCTTTTGAAAAAATTCAGATTTTCCCGTATAAGAAAATTGGATTTTTCAGTATTATTTTCATGAGTATGATTACTTTTTATGGATTGAGTTTAAAATGGATTATGTTGTGGTTTTTTATATGTACTTTAATGATTTTAATGAAAATATTATTTAGCAAACCAATAGACATAACAGCTTCCTCTATTACGGCTATTGGAATGTTTTATATTGTTTTTTTTATGTATCATATTGTATTTGTAGCACATTTATCTCAGTATAATGATCTGATATGGCTAGTTTTTATTGTAGCATTTGCTACGGATACCTTTGCATATTTTAGCGGATATTTACTTGGATCTAAAAAGCTTTGTCCAACTATAAGTCCTAAAAAGACAATAGAAGGGGCAGTGGGAGGAGTGCTAGGAAGTGTAATGATCAGTGCTTTGTTTGGTTATTATGTTCTTCCTCAAATTTTTATTCATTGTATTATGATAGGGTTTGTAGGAAGTGTTTTAGGACAAATTGGAGATTTAACAGCTTCCATATTTAAAAGATATACAGGGATCAAAGATTATGGAAAACTCATGCCAGGACATGGAGGAGTGTTAGATAGATTTGATAGCATACTTTTTACTGCTCCAGTAGTATATTATTATATGATGTTTTTTCTTTTATAA
- a CDS encoding isoprenyl transferase, whose product MKWIKKVFLKDKPQNEVVKVDMDHLPKHIAIIMDGNGRWAKKRGLPRSAGHKAGVEALREIIKTCSNLHIQHLTLYAFSTENWKRPKEEVSALMQLLIYYLKQEVSELHKNNVKIRTIGDIQKLPKAAIEEIEASVELTKNNTGLVVNIALNYGGRDEIIHAVKKICKEVKENRIKIEEIDEHMIEEFLYTKGLPDPDLLIRPSGELRISNFLLWQIAYSEFWFSNIFWPDFNKDALMKAILDYQKRDRRFGGI is encoded by the coding sequence ATGAAATGGATTAAAAAAGTTTTTTTAAAGGATAAACCACAAAATGAAGTAGTAAAAGTAGATATGGATCATTTGCCAAAGCATATTGCAATTATAATGGATGGGAATGGAAGATGGGCTAAAAAAAGAGGATTACCAAGAAGTGCTGGACATAAAGCAGGTGTAGAAGCATTAAGAGAAATTATTAAAACTTGTTCTAATTTGCACATTCAGCATCTTACTTTATATGCCTTTTCCACAGAAAATTGGAAAAGACCTAAAGAAGAAGTATCTGCCCTTATGCAATTATTAATTTATTATTTAAAGCAAGAAGTAAGTGAGTTACATAAAAACAATGTAAAAATTAGAACCATAGGAGATATCCAAAAACTTCCTAAAGCTGCTATAGAAGAAATAGAAGCTTCTGTAGAGCTTACGAAAAATAATACAGGATTAGTTGTAAATATTGCTCTAAATTATGGAGGCAGGGACGAAATTATTCATGCTGTGAAAAAGATTTGTAAAGAAGTAAAAGAAAATAGGATTAAAATTGAAGAGATTGATGAACATATGATAGAAGAATTCTTATATACAAAAGGCTTACCAGATCCAGATCTTTTAATTCGTCCTAGTGGAGAATTAAGAATAAGTAATTTTTTATTATGGCAAATTGCTTATAGTGAGTTTTGGTTTTCAAATATTTTTTGGCCTGATTTTAACAAAGATGCTTTGATGAAGGCTATTTTAGATTATCAAAAAAGAGATAGAAGATTTGGAGGAATTTAA
- a CDS encoding 1-deoxy-D-xylulose-5-phosphate reductoisomerase: MKNISILGSTGSIGTQTLDVVRNNKEKFNILGLSANNNIDLLEKQIEEFHPIAVAVMNEEKAIELKKRLGGKKTEVLHGIKGLISIATLSQVHLVVTSVVGMIGLIPTLEAIKNKKDIALANKETLVTAGKIVMEEAKKNNVAILPVDSEHSAIFQCLKGYNLKDIKRIILTASGGPFRGLHRSDLENVSVKEALKHPKWNMGRKISIDSATLMNKGLEVIEAKWLFDVDLEQIDVVVHPQSIIHSMVEYKDSSILAQMGHPDMRVPIQFALTYPDRVKRDEKKLDFFELGSLTFEKPDLDTFPCLNLAYEALKIGGSLPTVLNAANEVLVELFLQEKIGFYHIPKGIQKAMEKHDVIHNLDVHKIIEIDHATREFVKNLL; this comes from the coding sequence ATGAAAAATATTAGTATACTAGGATCTACAGGTTCAATAGGAACACAAACCTTAGATGTAGTAAGAAATAACAAAGAAAAGTTTAATATTTTAGGATTAAGTGCAAATAATAACATTGATTTATTGGAAAAACAGATCGAAGAATTTCATCCTATAGCCGTAGCTGTTATGAATGAAGAAAAAGCAATAGAATTAAAAAAAAGACTTGGGGGTAAAAAAACTGAAGTTTTACATGGTATAAAAGGACTTATTTCCATAGCTACCTTAAGTCAGGTTCATTTAGTTGTGACTTCTGTGGTAGGAATGATAGGATTGATTCCTACCCTAGAGGCCATAAAAAATAAAAAAGATATTGCACTTGCTAATAAAGAAACATTAGTAACAGCAGGAAAGATCGTGATGGAAGAAGCGAAAAAAAATAATGTAGCAATCCTTCCAGTAGATAGTGAACATAGTGCAATCTTTCAATGTTTAAAAGGATACAATTTAAAAGATATAAAGAGAATTATTCTCACAGCATCAGGGGGGCCTTTTAGAGGACTTCATAGAAGTGATTTAGAAAATGTTTCAGTAAAAGAGGCACTAAAACATCCTAAATGGAATATGGGAAGAAAGATTAGTATTGATTCGGCCACACTTATGAATAAAGGCTTAGAAGTCATTGAAGCGAAATGGTTATTTGATGTGGATTTAGAACAAATTGATGTAGTGGTTCATCCACAAAGTATCATTCATTCTATGGTAGAATATAAAGATAGCTCTATATTGGCTCAAATGGGGCATCCTGATATGCGTGTACCTATTCAATTTGCACTAACCTATCCAGATCGAGTAAAACGAGATGAAAAAAAGCTTGATTTTTTTGAACTTGGAAGCTTGACTTTTGAAAAACCAGATTTAGATACATTTCCATGTTTAAATCTTGCTTATGAAGCCTTGAAAATAGGGGGAAGTCTTCCCACAGTTTTAAATGCAGCAAATGAGGTATTGGTAGAATTATTTTTACAAGAAAAAATAGGATTTTATCATATTCCTAAAGGAATACAAAAGGCCATGGAAAAGCATGATGTAATACATAATTTAGATGTTCATAAAATTATAGAGATCGATCATGCTACAAGAGAATTTGTAAAAAATCTTTTGTAA
- the rseP gene encoding RIP metalloprotease RseP, translating to METILSLITEKIFIGFVAIVVFGVLVVFHEFGHFSVAKLVGIKVHEFSIGMGPRIFKKKGQETEYSIRILPLGGYVKMEGEDEKSNDARSFNNKPLWARISVILAGPFMNFVLAILLFTTIFYMIGFPTTTIQNVMNNSPAQKSGIQAGDKILSINEEEMNNWQEIQKTIQNNKNPSIDMKILRQGNEKSISIIPRIDEKTKKGAIGIAPKAQKSFLLSIKAGWNTMFLVIDEMIGFFGNLFKGKVSSQDVVGPVGIIYLVGEAAKTNIYNVLRLAALISVNLGIVNLLPIPALDGGRIVFLLAEGIVGRPLDPEKEGFIHFTAFVLLMGLMVFMIYKDIMRFY from the coding sequence ATGGAAACAATACTCAGTTTAATTACAGAAAAAATATTTATAGGATTTGTAGCCATTGTTGTATTTGGAGTGCTTGTAGTTTTTCATGAGTTTGGACATTTTTCTGTGGCAAAACTTGTAGGGATCAAGGTACATGAATTCTCTATTGGAATGGGACCTAGAATATTTAAAAAGAAAGGACAGGAAACAGAATATTCTATAAGAATTCTTCCTCTAGGAGGATATGTGAAAATGGAAGGGGAAGATGAAAAATCAAATGATGCAAGGAGTTTTAATAATAAACCTTTATGGGCAAGAATATCAGTAATTTTAGCAGGTCCGTTTATGAATTTTGTATTGGCAATTTTATTGTTTACAACTATATTTTATATGATAGGTTTTCCTACGACTACCATACAAAATGTAATGAATAATTCTCCTGCACAAAAGTCAGGAATACAAGCAGGAGACAAGATTTTATCTATTAATGAAGAAGAAATGAATAATTGGCAAGAAATACAAAAAACCATTCAAAATAATAAAAATCCTTCTATAGATATGAAAATCCTAAGACAAGGAAATGAAAAAAGTATTTCTATTATTCCTAGAATAGATGAAAAAACTAAAAAAGGAGCTATTGGGATTGCACCAAAGGCTCAAAAGTCTTTTTTACTATCTATAAAAGCAGGATGGAATACAATGTTTTTAGTGATTGATGAGATGATAGGATTCTTTGGTAATTTGTTTAAAGGAAAAGTTTCTTCTCAAGACGTAGTAGGACCAGTAGGAATCATTTATTTAGTAGGAGAAGCAGCAAAAACAAATATATATAATGTTCTACGTCTAGCAGCCCTGATTAGTGTCAATTTAGGAATTGTTAACTTATTGCCAATTCCTGCTTTAGATGGAGGAAGAATCGTATTTTTATTAGCAGAGGGAATTGTGGGAAGGCCTTTAGACCCTGAAAAAGAAGGTTTTATTCATTTTACAGCATTTGTTCTTTTAATGGGACTAATGGTATTTATGATTTATAAAGATATTATGAGATTTTATTAG